In Fibrobacter sp. UWR3, a single window of DNA contains:
- a CDS encoding sodium:solute symporter: MFTLLDWVVLAAYLLLSLFIGLWVSRGNKNLKEYMFGGGSMPWVAVGISLIATSVSATTFLGAPADVYGDNMTFLMFQIGALLSIVVVGFVFIPRFRTSGISSAYELFEVRFGSKAVRRLAAVFYSLHLLLRTGILLYAPSLVLAQILHIDLKLAIVVSAAVAIFYTWFGGIRAVIWTDVMQFCVFFGGGVLVLVLISNAVGGFGEMAAMASEAGKTKWWDASMDVSNARTLISAGFAYAVLEIAIRGCDQQFVQRYLSCKDVKAANRSSVLSMVLGCFVSILFYWVGAALYVYYQKAHVASLPESVGQNDVFPYFIVNGLPSGVTGLIVAAICAAAMSSLSSSINSLSNTSERDFLGWDESAGMGGLKRAKIWTVVWGVLGVFFALFAATQQGSLLKNALFFTGLFTGPLLGMFLLAFFVKGLKSWQVIASVLCGMGSLVLIQGIPAFGVPAVFDKVFSWPWMPFISMTTTVFVAVVLKFAALLFAKK, from the coding sequence GTGTTTACGTTGCTTGACTGGGTAGTGCTTGCTGCCTACCTGTTGCTTTCGCTGTTTATTGGCCTGTGGGTTTCCCGCGGTAACAAGAATCTCAAGGAATACATGTTCGGTGGTGGTTCCATGCCGTGGGTCGCCGTGGGCATAAGCCTCATCGCGACATCCGTGAGCGCGACGACATTCCTTGGTGCTCCAGCCGACGTGTACGGCGACAACATGACGTTCCTCATGTTCCAGATTGGCGCTCTCCTGAGCATCGTCGTCGTGGGCTTTGTGTTCATTCCTCGGTTCCGCACGTCGGGCATTTCCAGCGCGTACGAACTTTTCGAAGTGCGTTTCGGCTCGAAGGCTGTGCGCCGGCTTGCCGCGGTGTTCTACAGTCTGCACCTGCTGTTGCGTACGGGTATATTGCTTTATGCGCCCTCGCTCGTGCTGGCGCAAATCCTGCACATAGACTTGAAACTGGCCATTGTCGTTTCTGCCGCGGTCGCGATTTTCTACACGTGGTTCGGCGGTATCAGGGCCGTCATCTGGACCGATGTGATGCAGTTCTGCGTGTTCTTTGGCGGTGGCGTCCTGGTGCTCGTGCTTATCTCGAACGCGGTAGGCGGTTTCGGCGAGATGGCGGCCATGGCGAGCGAGGCCGGCAAGACAAAGTGGTGGGACGCCTCGATGGATGTATCCAACGCGCGCACGCTTATTTCTGCGGGCTTCGCGTATGCCGTTCTCGAAATTGCGATACGCGGGTGTGACCAGCAGTTTGTACAACGTTATCTGAGCTGCAAGGACGTGAAGGCGGCGAACCGCTCGAGCGTGCTTTCGATGGTGCTCGGCTGCTTTGTCTCGATTCTTTTCTACTGGGTGGGCGCCGCTCTTTACGTTTATTATCAGAAGGCGCATGTCGCTAGCCTCCCCGAAAGTGTCGGGCAGAACGACGTGTTCCCGTACTTTATCGTGAACGGCCTTCCGTCTGGTGTGACGGGCTTGATTGTTGCCGCCATTTGCGCGGCGGCCATGAGCAGCCTTTCTAGTTCCATCAATTCGCTCAGCAATACGTCCGAACGCGATTTCCTCGGCTGGGACGAATCTGCGGGAATGGGCGGGCTCAAGCGTGCTAAAATTTGGACGGTGGTCTGGGGCGTACTCGGCGTGTTCTTTGCGCTCTTTGCCGCAACGCAGCAGGGGAGCCTCCTCAAGAACGCCCTCTTCTTTACGGGACTTTTTACAGGCCCGCTTCTCGGCATGTTCCTCCTCGCGTTCTTCGTGAAGGGCCTCAAGAGCTGGCAGGTGATTGCCTCCGTACTTTGCGGCATGGGGAGCCTCGTGCTTATCCAGGGTATTCCCGCCTTTGGCGTGCCTGCCGTTTTTGATAAAGTCTTCAGCTGGCCGTGGATGCCGTTCATCAGCATGACGACCACCGTGTTCGTCGCCGTCGTGCTCAAGTTTGCGGCGCTCCTGTTCGCGAAGAAATAA
- a CDS encoding sensor domain-containing diguanylate cyclase, which produces MQMSIILFVVAGFLLGLSLQGGMFLFLIPFAGVAAALGYMNLPRIPGGKTASLPVVGSAVRATGITPAVTPELKNSFGDSETDYNEPGSTLRVNQVWARADADVKKAFGDMLEGLKRIVPNVHSLVVFSPLNSMKEWGIRAYACSNPEAKIATDVKITENTGLISQLFRLDVNRLLEGDLSGGKPLLYYIDNPMIKSVVAVPMLDRGKNRVGAVVMDSLYPSAFNQHTAQALTYIASTLYTLYFKSFVSAKNYIEQQQFSVLYHYQHQFFKNMSVKEIYRQISEYVKGNIPFDRMMILALDRQNDYNLHQERTGRVVSCYGIDADQFENKTFTLSDKGLAILALYHNRPVERTFNQSAFNAYIPRIDSQEKKNMDIRQLFVMPVPSDANAEQAELAICLESRRSDRYSEHEMNLLKAFAGVAGFAYARACQVERDKDLATRDGLTGLINHRTLHENLRTEKIRADRQKYNIGVLMMDIDHFKNVNDTYGHPIGDVVIKGIAGAISGEIRKEIDIVARYGGEEFVVGLVDTTPEGMIETAERIRHAVMKLEFDVHQQDPLRVTVSIGAFLVTPDFHDMKKAVTYADQALYKAKEGGRNQVIQYTDKTAEHVAVEQGV; this is translated from the coding sequence ATGCAGATGTCGATAATCTTGTTCGTTGTTGCAGGCTTCCTCCTGGGTCTTTCGCTCCAGGGGGGGATGTTCCTGTTCCTGATCCCCTTTGCGGGTGTCGCCGCGGCTCTCGGTTACATGAACCTGCCGCGTATTCCCGGCGGAAAGACCGCGTCGCTCCCTGTGGTGGGGAGTGCAGTGCGCGCTACGGGAATTACCCCTGCCGTCACGCCCGAACTCAAGAATTCCTTCGGGGATTCCGAGACCGATTACAACGAGCCCGGTTCGACCCTCCGTGTAAACCAGGTGTGGGCGCGCGCCGATGCCGACGTGAAAAAAGCCTTCGGCGATATGCTCGAGGGCCTCAAGCGCATTGTCCCGAACGTGCATTCCCTCGTGGTCTTTTCGCCTCTCAATTCCATGAAGGAATGGGGAATCCGCGCGTATGCCTGCTCGAATCCCGAGGCGAAGATTGCGACCGACGTGAAGATTACCGAGAATACGGGCCTTATCAGCCAGCTTTTCCGCCTCGACGTGAACCGCCTGCTCGAGGGCGACCTTTCGGGCGGCAAGCCTCTGCTCTACTACATCGATAACCCGATGATCAAGTCCGTAGTCGCGGTCCCGATGCTTGACCGCGGCAAGAACCGCGTGGGTGCTGTCGTGATGGATTCGCTCTACCCGAGTGCGTTCAACCAGCATACGGCGCAGGCGCTTACCTACATCGCGAGCACGCTCTATACGCTCTATTTCAAGAGTTTTGTTTCGGCGAAGAACTACATCGAGCAGCAGCAGTTCAGCGTGCTGTACCATTACCAGCACCAGTTCTTCAAGAACATGTCGGTGAAGGAAATCTACCGCCAGATTTCGGAATACGTGAAGGGCAACATTCCCTTCGACCGCATGATGATTCTGGCCCTCGACCGCCAGAACGACTACAACCTGCACCAGGAACGTACGGGCCGCGTAGTGAGCTGCTACGGTATCGATGCCGACCAGTTCGAGAACAAGACATTTACGCTTTCCGACAAGGGCCTTGCGATTCTCGCGCTGTACCATAACCGTCCGGTAGAACGCACGTTCAACCAGTCGGCGTTCAATGCGTACATCCCGCGTATCGACAGCCAGGAAAAGAAGAACATGGATATCCGCCAACTGTTCGTGATGCCGGTGCCTTCCGACGCGAACGCGGAACAGGCGGAACTCGCCATCTGTCTCGAAAGCCGCCGGAGCGACCGCTATTCCGAACACGAGATGAACCTGCTCAAGGCTTTTGCGGGTGTTGCGGGTTTTGCGTATGCGCGTGCCTGCCAGGTGGAACGCGACAAGGACCTCGCGACGCGCGACGGCCTTACCGGGCTTATCAACCACCGTACGCTCCACGAGAACCTGCGTACCGAGAAGATTCGAGCCGACCGCCAGAAGTACAATATCGGCGTGCTCATGATGGATATCGACCACTTCAAGAACGTGAACGATACCTACGGCCACCCCATCGGCGATGTGGTCATCAAGGGAATCGCGGGTGCCATCAGTGGCGAAATCCGCAAGGAAATAGACATTGTCGCCCGTTACGGTGGCGAGGAGTTTGTCGTTGGCCTTGTCGATACGACCCCCGAAGGGATGATCGAGACGGCGGAACGCATTCGCCATGCGGTAATGAAGCTCGAGTTCGACGTGCACCAGCAGGACCCCCTCCGCGTGACCGTGAGCATCGGCGCCTTCCTCGTGACGCCCGACTTCCACGACATGAAGAAGGCGGTGACCTATGCGGACCAGGCGCTCTACAAGGCGAAGGAAGGCGGCCGCAACCAGGTTATCCAGTACACCGACAAGACGGCCGAGCACGTTGCCGTTGAGCAGGGAGTCTAG
- a CDS encoding LptF/LptG family permease: MKFSRYLVWNFLKMFLIVTIGAIFMFAVIDFVGNIKTWLARDTKDALDYYFCYLPYMLYLITPVSMFIAVLASVGNMSRHLEMSAMQSSGQSPLKTLFPIFFLGVLASVGSYEMSEHWLPDANHKRLEIMETNAQKKKNPRIKEKNDFTFIDSEKASWFFKFYSGKAKMGRDVVLLLREQGRLAERYDAKTVRWLEPDTTKPDSLREEPCWLFERGMKRVFNKDGSVTVLTFHREKMLGKVFTRPEDLINERQVSDEMDSKMVMERIEVLKRSGEDTRAMETSLHFKRSAHWMNLIVLLIGAALCHRYSRSGGLSQKFGVGLLLVFSYYILERIGLKMGENGALSPFLAAWISHFLFAGVACSMLYRSFRL; the protein is encoded by the coding sequence ATGAAGTTTTCAAGGTACCTAGTCTGGAATTTCCTCAAGATGTTCCTTATCGTGACCATCGGTGCCATCTTCATGTTCGCCGTTATTGACTTCGTGGGCAACATCAAGACGTGGCTTGCCCGCGATACGAAGGACGCTCTCGACTACTACTTCTGCTACCTGCCGTACATGCTGTACCTTATCACGCCGGTTTCGATGTTTATCGCGGTGCTGGCTTCGGTGGGTAACATGTCTCGCCATCTCGAGATGAGCGCCATGCAGAGCTCGGGCCAGAGCCCGCTCAAGACGCTGTTCCCGATATTCTTTTTGGGTGTGCTCGCCTCGGTAGGTTCGTACGAGATGAGCGAACACTGGCTGCCCGACGCGAACCACAAGCGCCTCGAAATCATGGAGACGAACGCGCAAAAGAAGAAGAACCCGCGCATCAAGGAAAAGAACGACTTCACGTTTATCGACAGCGAGAAGGCGAGCTGGTTCTTCAAGTTCTATTCGGGCAAGGCGAAGATGGGCCGCGACGTGGTGCTGCTCCTGCGCGAGCAGGGAAGGCTTGCGGAACGTTACGACGCGAAGACGGTGCGCTGGCTCGAACCCGATACCACGAAGCCCGATTCCCTGCGCGAGGAACCGTGCTGGCTGTTCGAACGCGGCATGAAGCGCGTGTTCAACAAGGACGGCTCGGTGACGGTACTGACGTTCCACAGGGAAAAGATGCTCGGGAAGGTGTTTACCCGGCCCGAGGACCTCATCAACGAACGCCAGGTTTCCGACGAGATGGACTCGAAGATGGTGATGGAACGCATCGAGGTGCTGAAACGCTCCGGTGAAGATACGCGTGCCATGGAAACCTCGCTGCACTTCAAGCGCTCGGCCCACTGGATGAACCTGATCGTGCTTCTCATCGGGGCGGCCCTTTGCCACAGGTATAGTCGTTCTGGAGGGCTATCCCAGAAGTTCGGAGTTGGCCTGTTGCTCGTTTTTAGTTATTATATTCTAGAAAGAATCGGATTGAAGATGGGTGAAAACGGGGCGCTGTCGCCATTCCTTGCCGCATGGATAAGCCATTTCCTGTTCGCGGGAGTCGCCTGCTCCATGCTCTACCGTTCATTCCGGCTGTAA
- a CDS encoding LptF/LptG family permease has translation MLKELIGPFLAALFGITFLFVVDFLVKILDNVLSKGLPASTVLEIFALNLAWMLSLSIPMAVLVACLMAFGRLSGDHEITAVKAAGVSPLSLMRPVMLVASLLVVLMILFNNWVLPEANHRSVELMNAVSRKKPHVFIDAGRLITQFPDVHLWVNRIDPVSGVLYGIQVYEMEKKGAPRIVYADSATLDYVDNGATLMFRLRSGETHTVDPDKPENYFRIRFFSQDLALQNVDDRLERRSRSYRSDREMPVEMMMDVVNEARAKYDTVSQVAFEKRLPTLVATRDYVKGDSIVPQDAKGALFPDSVQRRKSLQRLRMQEISALRNTERLWSRMESEQKRAAQYLVEIHKKFSTSFACFIFVLIGAPLGIMARKGGIGTGIIYSLAFFVIYWICLIGGENLADRLIISPELAMWASNIIIGVFGIFITVAMVRDRFTGDSKFFRFMRAAGRKFRSIGRGRA, from the coding sequence GTGTTGAAAGAGCTTATTGGTCCGTTCCTGGCGGCGCTTTTTGGCATAACGTTTTTGTTTGTTGTCGATTTTCTTGTAAAAATTCTTGATAACGTGCTGTCGAAGGGCCTGCCCGCATCGACGGTGCTCGAAATATTCGCGCTGAACCTCGCATGGATGCTTTCGCTTTCGATTCCGATGGCGGTGCTTGTCGCATGCCTCATGGCTTTCGGGCGCCTTTCGGGCGACCACGAGATTACTGCGGTCAAGGCGGCAGGTGTTTCCCCCTTGTCGCTCATGCGCCCCGTGATGCTTGTGGCCTCGCTCCTTGTGGTGCTCATGATTCTTTTCAACAACTGGGTATTGCCCGAGGCGAACCACCGCTCCGTAGAACTCATGAACGCGGTCTCGCGCAAGAAACCGCACGTGTTTATCGACGCGGGGCGCCTGATCACGCAGTTCCCGGACGTACACCTGTGGGTAAACCGCATCGACCCGGTATCGGGCGTGCTTTACGGCATCCAGGTGTACGAGATGGAAAAGAAGGGCGCGCCGAGGATTGTCTATGCCGACAGTGCGACGCTCGACTACGTGGATAACGGTGCTACCCTCATGTTCAGGCTCCGCAGTGGCGAGACGCATACGGTGGACCCGGACAAGCCCGAGAACTATTTCCGAATCCGCTTCTTCTCGCAGGACCTTGCCCTGCAGAACGTGGACGACCGCCTGGAACGCAGGAGCCGCAGTTACCGCAGTGACCGCGAGATGCCCGTCGAGATGATGATGGACGTGGTGAACGAGGCCCGTGCGAAGTACGATACCGTATCGCAGGTGGCCTTCGAGAAGCGCCTGCCGACCCTCGTCGCGACCCGCGACTACGTGAAGGGCGATAGCATTGTGCCTCAAGACGCAAAGGGAGCGCTGTTCCCTGATTCTGTCCAGAGGCGCAAGTCCCTGCAACGCCTGCGCATGCAGGAGATTTCTGCGTTGCGCAATACGGAGAGGCTGTGGAGCCGCATGGAATCCGAACAGAAGCGGGCCGCGCAGTACCTGGTCGAAATCCACAAGAAGTTCAGCACCTCGTTCGCGTGCTTCATTTTCGTGCTTATCGGTGCTCCCCTCGGTATCATGGCCCGCAAGGGCGGTATCGGTACGGGCATTATCTACAGTCTTGCGTTTTTCGTGATTTACTGGATTTGCCTTATCGGCGGCGAGAACCTGGCCGACCGCCTTATCATCTCGCCGGAACTTGCCATGTGGGCGTCGAACATCATCATCGGCGTGTTCGGCATATTCATTACGGTGGCGATGGTGCGTGACCGCTTTACCGGCGATTCCAAGTTCTTCAGGTTCATGAGGGCGGCGGGCCGCAAGTTCCGCTCCATAGGGAGGGGCCGCGCATGA
- a CDS encoding outer membrane protein assembly factor BamD, with product MKLTLKTALFSSIFLSVALLSGCSSDSSGRVTHTQFCKNKYDKAEELFKKEKYGRVIDKAEEIMSYCAGTGYLEQTSFLLAESHFNLENWIEARGEYGSFIANFPGSPFAESAEFKKAICSFNMEFRVSRDEANTTVAMKDFERYLSNHPDTPLRDSINYYYGLLVERIAEKEFQTARLYLRMDKPQAAVIYFKEFLETYQQSKRRKEALFLTSQAYTDLDQFEAAREYLNMAKLELKDDDKDGHKLLKKTEKKIAKAEEKFEKRMKKDSEKKRILKEEREMLN from the coding sequence ATGAAACTGACCCTAAAGACAGCACTGTTCTCAAGCATTTTTCTTAGCGTAGCCCTTTTAAGCGGTTGCTCGTCCGATTCTTCGGGCAGGGTAACGCACACGCAGTTCTGCAAGAACAAGTACGACAAGGCCGAAGAGCTCTTCAAGAAGGAAAAGTACGGACGCGTCATCGACAAGGCCGAAGAAATCATGAGCTACTGTGCCGGTACGGGCTACCTGGAACAGACTTCGTTCCTGCTCGCCGAGAGTCACTTCAACCTGGAAAACTGGATCGAGGCGCGCGGCGAATACGGCAGCTTCATCGCGAACTTCCCCGGCTCCCCGTTTGCGGAATCCGCCGAGTTCAAGAAGGCCATCTGCTCGTTCAACATGGAATTCCGCGTGAGCCGCGACGAGGCGAACACCACCGTCGCCATGAAGGATTTCGAACGTTACCTCTCGAACCATCCCGATACCCCGCTACGTGACTCCATCAACTACTACTACGGACTGCTCGTGGAACGCATCGCCGAGAAGGAATTCCAGACGGCAAGGCTCTACCTGCGCATGGACAAGCCGCAGGCGGCGGTCATCTACTTCAAGGAATTCCTCGAGACCTACCAGCAGTCCAAGCGCCGCAAGGAAGCGTTGTTCCTCACCTCGCAGGCATACACCGACCTCGACCAGTTCGAGGCTGCACGCGAATACCTGAACATGGCGAAGCTCGAACTCAAGGATGACGACAAGGACGGTCACAAGCTCCTCAAAAAGACCGAGAAAAAAATCGCGAAGGCCGAAGAAAAATTCGAGAAGCGTATGAAGAAGGATTCCGAAAAGAAGCGCATCCTGAAAGAAGAACGCGAAATGCTGAACTAG